CTCACTCCTAAATCTAGAGATTTGCGGGTAATCTTAATGCTACCTGCTTTCCAAACTACATAACTATAGGATGTTGGTTGAGGAAGTTTGATCGTTAATGATGGCGTATTTTGAGCTTGGCTAGCGGTGATATTTATGTCAGGGATAGGGCGACGGGGTTGAGCAGTTATATTAAAACCATCGGGGGAAATAGTAGCGATCGCTAAGGTCATAAAGGCAAGTAATAGCAAAACTCCCATTTGCTGTTTCCAAACTCGCATGGGAATTTGTGAAGCTAAGGTGAGGATGATCAATAAAACGGCGATCGCTACGCGCCAAAGCTCATTAGCTTGAATGGGCGTTAGTAAAAAAGTGAGTAGTCCAAACAGTTTGATGCGTGGATCGAGTCGATGTAACCATGTAATCGGTTGTTCGAGGTAGAGTCCGATAGGAAGCGATCGCAGTATATCCACTATATTCTGATATTTTTCGGGGGTTTTATTCTTGCAGTTTCCAATATACCAAAAACGCTGTAAAACCCAATCGAAAGTTGCGGCGCAAAGCGCCGCAACTTTCGATTAGTTAACCTGAACCTGCATACTTTCCCATTGGGATAAGCTATAGGTTTTTAGTTGCAATGCGTGAATTGCACCAGTATCCAGATGCTCTTGGATTGCCCCATATACAAGTTTGTGTTGCTTAATCATCGATAAGCCTTCAAATTGCTCAGCAACGACGATCGCCGCAAAGTGTTGACCATCATGATTAGGATCTTCAACTTGAACTTTGGCATTAGGTAAAGCGGCGCGAATTAATTCGGCTATGTTGTTATGGGAAATCATGCTAGGCAAACTCAAAATTTAGAAAATATAAATTACTGTTTAGATTGTGACATGAACCATAATGTTTATGCTGTTATAGCAATTCTAAATGGTTTGAGAGAGTGCACCACTAAGGGGCGCACTCTCTCAAACCATTTAATCTCACAAATAAAATAGGATTGCTATAGCTGTCGCTAGTCTTGTGAGGACACAAAACCAGAAGACTAGTGGCGGCGCTTCGCGCCGCCACTAGTAGACTGCCAAAGGAAATTTGCGGGGTTATCGAAACGAGCAAAGCTCGTTTCGATAACCCCCAACTAGTCAAAGTTCTAGTGGCGGACTACTAGTTTCTTGGGTTTTGATTTATCCGAATACAAGTGACGACAGATATATATAGGAATTTGATATAGGAATTTCATGAAAATTGCCACTTGGAATGTCAACTCAGTTCGTACAAGAATCACCCATGTTTGTGATTGGTTGCAGGCAAATCCTGATGTTGATGTGTTGTGCTTACAAGAAACTAAGGTGATCGATACAGACTTTCCCCTTACACCATTTACAGACTTAGGCTATCAAACCTACATTTATGGACAAAAATCCTATAACGGTGTAGCTCTGATCTCGCGATCGCCTTTACAGGATATCCAAACAGGCTTTGCAGGAGTATTAGGCGAAATTGATGATCCCAGCTTGGATGAGCAGAAACGTCTCATCACTGCTAAATATGGCGATGTCCAGATCGTGAATATGTATGTCCCCAATGGCTCAGAGGTGGGAAGTGAAAAATATGAATATAAATTGCGTTGGCTGAAGCTATTAAAAGCATATTTGCAAGCATTGCTAGATAAAAATGCCAATGTGCTGATTTGTGGCGATTTTAATGTGGCGATCGCCGATCTAGATATTTATGATCCCAAGGGACGCGAAAACAAGGTGATGTCCACGGATATTGAGCGAGAAGCCCTTGCGGAAGTTTTAAACCTTGGCTTTAAAGATATATTTCGGAAATTTGAAACTGATGGCGGTTACTATAGCTGGTGGGATTATCGTTCTGGAGGTTTTCAACGCAATCGTGGCTGGCGGATTGACTATCACTTCTTAACAGAGTCTCTATATGAGAGAGCTACAGCCTGTGTGATTGATATAGAACCCCGCAAACTTACTCAGCCCAGCGATCATACCCCTGTGATTGTGACAATTGATTAGATGATAATGTTCTTCGGGTTACGCCATTTTTGATGGCATAGCTTTGCCACAATATCAAAAATTGAATTTGTTAATAGATGTAAATATAGAGATCTTTGGATATGAAATACCGCATCTTTTTAGCGATCGTGCTACTCATTTTATTTCTGTTTCCTTTGCCCGCATGGGCCTTGAATCCTAGTCAAGTTGTCCAATTGCAAACTACTAAAAACTGCCAAGTTTGTGATTTGACTGGCGCTTATCTTCCAGTTAATAACTTAGACTATACCTATTTACTCGCCTCCGATCTTAGTAGTGCAAATTTAGTAGGTGCGAGTATCACTTTCTCTAATCTTAGTCGAGCTAACCTCAGTGGGGCAAATCTGAGTTCTGCCAACCTCAAGCATACCAAAATGCTCCTAGCTAACTTTGCCAACGCTATCTTGGATAAAACAGACCTTACTGAAGCTGACCTAACTAGCGCCAATATATCGGAAGCACAATTAGCCAAAGCAAAGCTCTGTAAGACAGTTCTCCCCAATGGATTAACATCAAATCGTGATTGTTAAGTACCTGTGCCAAAATAAATTACCCAAACCCGTAAAGTTGCGCCCCGCAGGGGCGCAACTTTACGGGTTTGGGTTTGTAATTAATTATGCCCATCTACTTAAAGCGCTACGCTCTCAACCCCAAGCTAAGAAATTTTGTGAAAGTATCACAAAACAACACTTTCACAAAATTTCTTGTAGTGTAAAGCGTTTATATAGATACAGCGATGTGCGCCGCATCTATTGGTTGTTAGCTAGATGTTATAAAACATCACCAGCAACTCTACAAATTCGCTACCCTTCAAGAATCTTCTCAGGCAGCGCTTTGTGCTCAACCCCAAACCAAGCAAAGTTTTGAAAGCGCTGCAAAGCAACGCTTTCAAAACTTTGCTTGTGGCTCATTTGATCGGCAATTGCTGAAAATGCGAGTGTAAAAGGCGATCGCAGATACATTCCAATCTAAATAATTGTCTAGCCACCGTCAATTCCCATTTCTAAGGGGGATTGCTTAGTGGTGCAGAAAAGTCTGAGAAAGGTTGCTAGGCATAGAGTCTCAAAATGAGACAAGAGGGATAAAAGGGACAAGAGATGAGATACTCAAGTTCCTCAACAAAAGATCTTATCCATGCCCCACCTATATCTTCAGCTACAACAACAATTGCGTCAATGGATCAAGCCAAAAGATAAGCGACATCTCCAAGGATTTGCGGAGTCTGTAGCTGCGATATTGCAATCAGGAAGTGCGAGTCTGAGTCATTGGTTGCCCTATTTAAGCCATCGAGAGTGCCAAGCCAGAAGTCAGATGGAAAGACTAAGCTACTTTGTGCATAATCCACATATCATCGCCGAGACATTCTATAACCCATTGGTGAAGCACTTTCTCCAAGCATTTGCAGGAGCATCGTTGGAACTAGCTCTCGATACGAGTATGCTGTGGGATAAATTCTGTCTGATCGAAATATGCTTGATTTGGGGTGGAAGGTCGATTACTTTAGCGCAAGTGGTATTAGAGCATGGAAGCGCTACTGTTGGCTTTGAGCATTACCGTCCCGTATTAGAACAAGTACTCACCCTATTGCCGCCAGAAAGCAAAGTGACCTTACTTGCCGACCGAGGCTTTGAACATGGGGAATTAATCCGATGGTTACAGCAAAATCAATGGTCTTGGGCATTTCGCGCAAAGTCCGATCTGCTAGTGACTTTGCCGACAGGTACAACCAAGCGCGTCGAACAACTGATACCTCCCACAGAGCAAGCTTATCTAGTTCCCAATGTCACCGTACTCGGTGATGTTAATTGTCACTTAGCGACGGCTAACCTAGACATGGCTAACGGTTCATGGGCTGTCCTTACCGATATTCCCCCTTCATTACAGACTTTTGCTCTCTATGGCAAACGCTTTGGCGGTATTGAACCTCATTTTAAGGATTACAAGTCGGCGGCTTTTAATGTGGTTAGCTCGCATCTCCGTGATGCTCAATCTCTTACCTGTTTGTTTATGCTCCTTGCCACTGCTAACCTGATTGCTGTAATTCTTGGCATAATGTTGGTGCGTTTGGGGCAAAGGGCGGCTATTGATTGGCACGATCATCGCGGCTTGAGTTTTCTGCAACTCGGTCTCCGTCAGCTT
This genomic stretch from Pseudanabaena galeata CCNP1313 harbors:
- a CDS encoding BolA family protein codes for the protein MISHNNIAELIRAALPNAKVQVEDPNHDGQHFAAIVVAEQFEGLSMIKQHKLVYGAIQEHLDTGAIHALQLKTYSLSQWESMQVQVN
- the xth gene encoding exodeoxyribonuclease III, producing the protein MKIATWNVNSVRTRITHVCDWLQANPDVDVLCLQETKVIDTDFPLTPFTDLGYQTYIYGQKSYNGVALISRSPLQDIQTGFAGVLGEIDDPSLDEQKRLITAKYGDVQIVNMYVPNGSEVGSEKYEYKLRWLKLLKAYLQALLDKNANVLICGDFNVAIADLDIYDPKGRENKVMSTDIEREALAEVLNLGFKDIFRKFETDGGYYSWWDYRSGGFQRNRGWRIDYHFLTESLYERATACVIDIEPRKLTQPSDHTPVIVTID
- a CDS encoding pentapeptide repeat-containing protein: MKYRIFLAIVLLILFLFPLPAWALNPSQVVQLQTTKNCQVCDLTGAYLPVNNLDYTYLLASDLSSANLVGASITFSNLSRANLSGANLSSANLKHTKMLLANFANAILDKTDLTEADLTSANISEAQLAKAKLCKTVLPNGLTSNRDC
- a CDS encoding transposase, whose translation is MPHLYLQLQQQLRQWIKPKDKRHLQGFAESVAAILQSGSASLSHWLPYLSHRECQARSQMERLSYFVHNPHIIAETFYNPLVKHFLQAFAGASLELALDTSMLWDKFCLIEICLIWGGRSITLAQVVLEHGSATVGFEHYRPVLEQVLTLLPPESKVTLLADRGFEHGELIRWLQQNQWSWAFRAKSDLLVTLPTGTTKRVEQLIPPTEQAYLVPNVTVLGDVNCHLATANLDMANGSWAVLTDIPPSLQTFALYGKRFGGIEPHFKDYKSAAFNVVSSHLRDAQSLTCLFMLLATANLIAVILGIMLVRLGQRAAIDWHDHRGLSFLQLGLRQLHTLLYQQKPLPLLQIFPRTNPPPACASIAKREKLDFRIEFARITIVSS